A window of the Acidimicrobiales bacterium genome harbors these coding sequences:
- a CDS encoding TetR/AcrR family transcriptional regulator, which yields MVAKKTPADPSASTPVGTRPLSKSELTRERIIASAARVLADRGYAGTKLSDIARAAGIQAGSLYYHFADRDDIVDHVLRRGVREVFDTVRTTVEALPNDADHQRILETAIRAHLSVILDPTDVASASLRLLGQLPPETQRRYRAAQRGYGDYWHSIITAAQDHGAIRADIDPIRLRLLIIGQLNWVAEWPRAATAARVDLEREAVALIMTGLRG from the coding sequence ATGGTCGCCAAGAAGACGCCCGCCGATCCATCGGCTTCGACCCCGGTCGGCACCCGGCCCCTGTCGAAGTCCGAGCTGACTCGCGAACGCATCATCGCTTCGGCTGCCCGCGTGCTCGCCGACCGGGGCTACGCCGGCACGAAGCTGAGCGACATCGCGCGAGCGGCGGGCATCCAGGCCGGCAGCCTCTACTACCACTTCGCCGATCGCGACGACATCGTCGATCACGTGCTCCGGCGTGGCGTCCGCGAAGTGTTCGACACCGTGCGGACCACCGTCGAAGCGTTGCCGAACGACGCCGACCACCAGCGCATCCTCGAAACGGCGATCCGGGCCCACCTGTCGGTGATCCTCGACCCCACCGACGTCGCCTCGGCCAGCCTGCGGCTCCTCGGTCAATTGCCGCCCGAGACCCAGCGCCGATACCGGGCGGCGCAACGAGGCTACGGCGACTACTGGCATTCGATCATCACGGCAGCGCAGGACCACGGCGCAATTCGCGCCGACATCGACCCGATCCGCCTTCGACTCCTCATCATCGGACAACTGAACTGGGTCGCCGAGTGGCCCAGGGCGGCAACGGCGGCCCGGGTCGACCTGGAGCGCGAGGCGGTGGCGCTGATCATGACCGGATTGCGGGGCTGA
- a CDS encoding DUF4214 domain-containing protein — protein MTFTTTLTNRAASVLERRTSRRGFVGRTAMVGSAVAVSGTSYVLRPGTAYASICRCPRQAVAAGTERLCDCGDLCCDGYTEFCCQIYGENACPTNTILAGWWKVDNSTFCDGAARYYMDCNQTNPNCGCGARGVCRPADNECGCRTCDSRADGCTSFRYGNCNNDIACVGPIMCRVVTCTKPWEIDPGCSTIARTDPATAFHHRPCLEAPVEPTPEALAFADAIFMDYLERPPTDAEHLEYATRTTSGENRSHISMSLARTAVYIGYFVEMLYQSVFGRSADAAGLDYWTAQILGGVTPARVAALFYGSPEFFEASGTVDAYVARLYREILDREPEPDGLAFWTADVEGTDDRLGVAAAFYGSIESRRRRVRNLYLRFLDREPDDAGLEFWAGRLLVDDDLELATFLSGSEEYLARAIERFAP, from the coding sequence ATGACCTTCACCACCACCCTCACCAACCGTGCGGCGTCCGTACTCGAGCGGCGCACGAGCCGACGGGGCTTCGTCGGACGTACCGCAATGGTCGGGAGTGCGGTTGCCGTGAGTGGCACCAGCTACGTTCTGCGACCCGGAACGGCCTACGCCTCGATCTGCCGCTGTCCGCGCCAGGCGGTGGCTGCAGGCACCGAACGGCTGTGCGACTGCGGCGACCTGTGTTGCGACGGCTACACCGAATTCTGTTGCCAGATCTATGGTGAGAACGCCTGTCCGACCAACACGATCCTCGCGGGGTGGTGGAAGGTCGACAACTCGACCTTCTGCGACGGCGCAGCCCGCTATTACATGGACTGTAACCAGACCAACCCCAACTGTGGTTGCGGCGCTCGGGGCGTGTGTCGACCGGCCGACAACGAGTGCGGCTGCCGAACCTGCGACTCACGGGCCGACGGTTGCACGTCGTTCCGCTACGGCAACTGCAACAACGACATCGCCTGCGTCGGCCCGATCATGTGCCGAGTGGTCACCTGTACCAAGCCGTGGGAGATCGACCCCGGCTGCTCGACCATCGCCCGGACCGACCCGGCCACGGCGTTCCACCATCGGCCGTGCCTCGAGGCACCCGTCGAGCCGACGCCCGAAGCGCTGGCCTTCGCCGATGCCATCTTCATGGACTACCTCGAGCGTCCGCCCACCGACGCCGAACACCTCGAGTACGCAACCCGTACCACCAGTGGCGAGAATCGCAGCCACATCTCGATGTCACTGGCCCGGACCGCGGTCTACATCGGCTACTTCGTGGAAATGCTCTATCAGTCCGTGTTCGGCCGCTCGGCCGATGCCGCCGGGCTCGACTATTGGACGGCTCAGATCCTCGGCGGCGTCACGCCGGCCCGCGTCGCCGCCCTCTTCTACGGCTCACCAGAGTTCTTCGAAGCGTCCGGCACCGTCGATGCCTACGTTGCTCGCCTCTACCGCGAGATCCTCGATCGCGAGCCGGAACCCGACGGGTTGGCCTTCTGGACTGCCGATGTCGAGGGCACCGACGACCGGCTCGGCGTCGCGGCGGCGTTCTACGGATCGATCGAGTCGCGACGCCGCCGAGTCAGAAACCTCTACCTGCGGTTCCTCGACCGGGAACCCGACGACGCCGGACTCGAGTTCTGGGCGGGTCGCCTGCTCGTCGACGACGACCTCGAACTGGCCACCTTCCTGTCCGGCAGCGAGGAATACCTTGCTCGTGCCATCGAACGGTTCGCCCCATGA
- a CDS encoding SDR family NAD(P)-dependent oxidoreductase, giving the protein MDLGLGSAAVIVTGGGSNIGRGIVHAFAAEGARILIADRDRDQTALVVREALDRGAAQVESIAVDVTSEGAGTAIVGAAIGHFGAVDVLVNNIGWSVPAFFKATDATEWQKTFDLNLMSAFVCTHAVLEPMQRAGRGSIVFISSDAAFGTVRTATYGAAKAGLIAFARTIAREHGRDGIRANVVCPGVVLPEEGAIGAGSLWDGGREAIFNDAQLDNIRHSIPLRRLTNAADIANAVLFFASETMGRQLTGQVVSVSGGFAMP; this is encoded by the coding sequence ATGGATCTCGGCCTTGGTTCGGCAGCTGTCATCGTCACCGGCGGAGGCTCGAACATCGGGCGTGGGATCGTCCACGCGTTCGCGGCCGAGGGTGCGCGCATCCTGATCGCCGATCGGGATCGCGACCAGACCGCCCTGGTGGTGCGCGAAGCGCTCGATCGAGGTGCGGCGCAGGTCGAGTCGATTGCCGTCGATGTCACCAGCGAAGGGGCGGGCACCGCCATCGTCGGCGCAGCGATCGGTCACTTCGGTGCTGTCGATGTGCTGGTCAACAACATCGGCTGGAGCGTGCCGGCGTTCTTCAAGGCGACGGATGCGACCGAGTGGCAGAAGACGTTCGATCTCAACCTGATGTCGGCGTTCGTCTGTACCCATGCGGTGCTCGAACCCATGCAGCGGGCCGGCCGTGGGTCGATCGTGTTCATCTCGAGCGATGCGGCGTTCGGCACCGTTCGTACCGCCACCTACGGAGCCGCCAAGGCCGGACTGATCGCCTTCGCTCGCACGATTGCCCGCGAGCACGGTCGCGACGGCATCCGCGCCAACGTGGTGTGCCCGGGGGTGGTGCTGCCCGAGGAGGGCGCCATCGGCGCCGGCAGCCTTTGGGACGGGGGACGAGAGGCGATCTTCAACGACGCCCAGCTCGACAACATCCGCCACTCGATCCCGCTCCGTCGACTCACCAATGCGGCCGACATCGCGAACGCCGTGCTGTTCTTCGCCTCCGAGACCATGGGCCGCCAACTCACGGGCCAGGTGGTGTCGGTCAGCGGAGGATTCGCCATGCCGTAG
- a CDS encoding FIST N-terminal domain-containing protein, producing MLLELRRYTRPCQLDIPAESPGPGAWDRPLPTWTGPVLGLAFGTHDIEMATPATAALYEAYPELELVGCSTAGEVLGDAISDGSVVVALLQFATTPVRVVSRSVADDAGFAGAEAGAELASPTVQGQRLSAVLMFIDGLSADVDAALQGVRSAIDPNVAISGGVAGDGLEFERSWTLVDGVPRTAHLTLVGLYGNDVVVDHGVANGWRSFGPPRLVTRSDGPILYELDDEPVLDIYEHYLGDRTAELPSAALLLPLAVTLPDGSEVVRTILSIDDAARSMTFAATLPEGSVCSLMLGSTDRLLDGAAQAAMQIDTPASGPCLALAVSCVGRRMALGEETEDELDVVAHHFGDAAHVLGFYSYGEIAPTDEVNATVHNQSMTITAISERS from the coding sequence ATGCTGCTCGAACTGCGCCGCTACACCCGTCCGTGTCAGCTCGACATCCCGGCTGAGTCGCCGGGACCGGGCGCGTGGGACCGACCCCTTCCGACATGGACCGGACCGGTCCTCGGCCTTGCCTTCGGAACGCACGACATCGAGATGGCGACCCCGGCAACCGCAGCGCTGTACGAGGCCTACCCCGAGCTCGAACTGGTCGGATGCTCGACCGCCGGCGAGGTGCTCGGCGACGCCATCAGCGATGGTTCGGTGGTCGTGGCCTTGCTCCAGTTCGCGACCACGCCGGTCCGAGTCGTGTCCCGGTCGGTCGCCGACGATGCCGGCTTCGCTGGAGCAGAGGCGGGCGCCGAGTTGGCGTCGCCGACGGTCCAGGGTCAGCGACTCAGCGCCGTGCTGATGTTCATCGACGGGCTGTCGGCCGACGTCGACGCAGCGCTCCAAGGCGTCCGATCTGCGATCGACCCGAACGTTGCGATTTCCGGTGGTGTCGCCGGCGACGGGCTCGAGTTCGAGCGCTCGTGGACGCTGGTGGACGGCGTCCCCCGTACCGCCCACCTCACGCTCGTCGGCCTCTACGGCAATGACGTCGTCGTGGACCACGGCGTGGCCAACGGCTGGCGCTCCTTCGGCCCACCTCGGCTCGTCACGAGATCAGACGGACCGATTCTCTACGAACTCGACGACGAACCCGTGCTCGACATCTACGAGCACTATCTGGGCGACCGAACCGCGGAGCTGCCGAGCGCGGCGCTGCTCCTCCCCCTCGCCGTCACGCTCCCCGACGGCAGTGAGGTGGTGCGAACAATCCTTTCGATCGACGACGCTGCCCGCTCCATGACGTTCGCAGCCACGCTCCCCGAGGGTTCGGTCTGCTCGCTGATGCTCGGCTCCACCGATCGGCTCCTCGATGGCGCTGCGCAGGCGGCAATGCAAATCGACACCCCGGCATCGGGACCCTGCCTCGCCCTCGCGGTCAGCTGCGTCGGACGACGGATGGCATTGGGGGAGGAGACCGAGGACGAACTCGATGTCGTGGCCCACCACTTCGGCGACGCGGCTCACGTTCTCGGGTTCTATTCCTACGGCGAGATCGCACCCACCGACGAGGTGAACGCCACCGTGCACAACCAGTCGATGACGATCACCGCCATCTCGGAACGGTCATGA
- a CDS encoding aspartate aminotransferase family protein yields the protein MTLPPDERPSPDERPSLDQRLGAARANYVAKRPTSQAMADEAGRFLPGGHTRTVLHFDPFPFRVARAEGATLTDVDGLTVVDLLGNYTAGLAGHSPTPVADAVAAAMSSGWALGATHPDEIRFAQLMVERFPSLERVRFTNSGTEANLMAISTARHVTQRPAIVVFAGGYHGGVLTYGSYGRAINVPFDTEIATFNDLESVVEIMQRRSSDIAAVLVEPMLGSGGCIPAEPAFLEGLRQLCNDHASLLIFDEVMTSRLSPGGAQQRYGVLPDLTTFGKYLAGGMSFGAFGGRADILSIYDTNRSGDDGPLAGLEPLGHAGTFNNNVLTMAAGVATLEQVVTADAIGSLNDKGEDLRRRLSTSFERAGVPMSVTGLGSLMNIHAVPGPVTTPADLTGADERYRELFFFDMLDAGYYLARRGFIALSIPVTSEQIDGFCDAVEAWCGSIPTD from the coding sequence GTGACGCTCCCTCCGGACGAACGACCCAGCCCCGACGAACGACCCAGCCTCGACCAACGACTCGGTGCTGCTCGAGCGAACTACGTGGCGAAACGACCCACCTCGCAGGCGATGGCCGACGAGGCCGGCCGGTTCCTTCCCGGCGGCCACACCCGGACCGTGCTGCACTTCGATCCCTTCCCGTTCCGGGTCGCACGGGCCGAGGGTGCAACGCTGACCGACGTCGACGGCCTGACCGTCGTCGACCTGCTCGGCAACTACACCGCCGGGCTGGCGGGCCACTCCCCCACTCCGGTCGCCGACGCCGTGGCGGCAGCAATGTCGTCGGGTTGGGCGCTCGGCGCCACCCATCCCGACGAGATCCGCTTCGCCCAACTCATGGTCGAACGTTTTCCGTCGCTCGAACGAGTCCGCTTCACCAACTCTGGCACCGAGGCCAACCTCATGGCCATCTCGACGGCCCGCCACGTCACGCAACGCCCGGCCATCGTGGTGTTCGCCGGCGGCTACCACGGCGGCGTGCTGACCTACGGCAGCTACGGACGCGCCATCAACGTTCCGTTCGACACCGAGATCGCCACGTTCAACGACCTCGAATCGGTGGTCGAGATCATGCAGCGCCGCAGCAGCGACATTGCCGCCGTGCTGGTCGAACCGATGCTCGGGTCGGGTGGGTGCATCCCCGCCGAACCGGCGTTTCTCGAGGGGCTCCGCCAGCTCTGCAACGATCACGCAAGCCTGCTGATCTTCGACGAGGTGATGACGTCGCGCCTGTCGCCCGGTGGTGCACAACAGCGGTACGGCGTGCTGCCCGACCTCACCACCTTCGGCAAGTACCTCGCCGGCGGCATGAGCTTCGGTGCCTTCGGTGGCCGGGCCGACATCCTGTCGATCTACGACACCAATCGATCGGGCGACGACGGACCGCTCGCCGGCCTGGAGCCACTCGGCCACGCCGGTACCTTCAACAACAACGTCCTCACCATGGCCGCCGGTGTGGCCACGCTGGAGCAGGTGGTCACGGCCGATGCCATCGGGTCGCTCAACGACAAGGGCGAGGATCTGCGCCGTCGCCTGTCGACCAGCTTCGAACGCGCCGGCGTGCCGATGTCGGTGACGGGTCTCGGGTCGCTCATGAACATCCACGCCGTTCCCGGCCCGGTCACCACGCCCGCCGATCTCACCGGAGCCGACGAGCGCTACCGCGAGCTCTTCTTCTTCGACATGCTCGACGCCGGGTACTACCTGGCGCGGCGCGGCTTCATCGCCCTGTCGATCCCGGTCACCTCGGAGCAGATCGACGGCTTCTGCGATGCCGTCGAGGCCTGGTGTGGATCGATCCCGACCGACTGA
- the rpmB gene encoding 50S ribosomal protein L28 yields MSMVCQVTGRKPSFGNSISHSHRVTKRRWDPNIQTQRFWLPSEKRWVKLTVSAKGIKTINKKGIETVVADMRRRGVKI; encoded by the coding sequence ATGTCGATGGTCTGCCAAGTCACCGGCCGCAAGCCGAGCTTCGGTAACAGCATCTCCCACTCTCACCGCGTGACGAAGCGGCGCTGGGATCCGAACATCCAAACGCAGCGTTTCTGGCTCCCGAGCGAGAAGCGTTGGGTCAAGCTGACGGTCAGTGCCAAGGGCATCAAGACCATCAACAAGAAGGGCATCGAGACCGTCGTTGCCGACATGCGCCGCCGAGGAGTGAAGATCTGA
- the rpmG gene encoding 50S ribosomal protein L33, translating to MAKAGDKRPVIKLRSTEGTGFTYTTRKNKTNTRERIELRKYDPVLRRHVIFKEER from the coding sequence ATGGCCAAAGCAGGTGACAAGCGTCCCGTGATCAAGCTGCGCTCCACCGAGGGCACCGGTTTCACGTACACGACTCGCAAGAACAAGACCAACACTCGTGAGCGCATCGAGCTTCGCAAGTACGATCCCGTGCTGCGTCGCCATGTGATCTTCAAGGAAGAGCGCTGA
- a CDS encoding helix-turn-helix transcriptional regulator, with amino-acid sequence MDAGVLVRESRRRSGLSLRELGALAGTSHSTLAAYERRRKVPSAATLNRIVEAAGFDLDTTLRRRVRGTAALPRGDELEAVLDLAAAFPARHSTRLDAPVFGR; translated from the coding sequence ATGGACGCAGGAGTGTTGGTTCGAGAGTCTCGGCGCCGCTCGGGTTTGTCGTTGCGTGAGCTTGGCGCGCTGGCCGGGACCTCGCACTCGACGCTGGCCGCCTACGAGCGCAGACGAAAGGTCCCGTCGGCCGCAACGTTGAACCGAATCGTCGAGGCCGCCGGTTTCGATCTCGACACCACATTGCGCCGTCGGGTCCGCGGAACGGCGGCGCTGCCCCGAGGCGACGAGCTGGAGGCCGTCCTCGATCTCGCTGCGGCCTTCCCGGCGCGCCACTCGACACGACTCGACGCACCGGTGTTCGGCCGTTGA
- a CDS encoding DUF1905 domain-containing protein — protein sequence MEPTFEFDAPLWLHPGGSWVFLTVPEDESDVIRELAPHIGGFGSVRVRVEIDGHEWKTSVFPKKKAGPYDLPVKKEIRSKAGIDVGDTVAVTLTMLMG from the coding sequence GTGGAACCGACCTTCGAGTTCGACGCTCCGCTGTGGCTCCACCCCGGCGGATCGTGGGTGTTCCTGACCGTGCCCGAGGACGAGAGCGACGTCATCCGCGAGCTGGCGCCGCACATCGGCGGGTTCGGCTCGGTGCGGGTCCGCGTCGAGATCGACGGTCACGAGTGGAAGACCAGCGTCTTCCCAAAGAAGAAGGCCGGACCCTACGACCTCCCCGTGAAGAAGGAGATCCGTTCCAAGGCGGGGATCGACGTGGGTGACACCGTGGCGGTCACGCTGACGATGCTGATGGGGTGA
- a CDS encoding DUF2786 domain-containing protein, which produces MTSRVTDAYRRGWQPAELLRQARREAPPSVAVIATLAVAAEHRSRPDRAYHPRWLDHVAGLELPDEGVESGWLVAALAEHPSITTADLRSLVAAWSGLPELPCLLPPPAGIDLPLAVELLDSLGPDPVLDKVRALLAKAEATTFAAEADAFTAKAHQLMARHLIDEALVAASSRPSNATRTHPITIRLPIDAPYETPKATLIAVVADAGGCRAVHHSALGLTSVVGHASDVAAVEVLFTSLLVQAQSAMAEQARLGPTHRSRGFRSSFLRAYAFRVGERLREINAEVQQSVEADTGTSLVPVLDQRASEVREVFDQLFTKVIPGRAPRQWDHHGVVSGRSAADRAQLDTAAVSSAKRQPAVPGPSATSG; this is translated from the coding sequence GTGACCTCGCGGGTCACCGATGCCTACCGACGGGGCTGGCAACCCGCAGAGCTGCTTCGTCAGGCCCGCCGTGAGGCTCCGCCGTCGGTCGCCGTGATCGCGACCCTGGCGGTGGCGGCCGAACACCGGTCGCGCCCCGATCGCGCGTACCACCCTCGATGGCTCGATCATGTGGCCGGGCTCGAGCTTCCCGACGAGGGTGTCGAGTCCGGCTGGCTCGTTGCTGCATTGGCCGAGCACCCATCCATCACGACCGCCGACCTCCGATCATTGGTCGCTGCGTGGTCAGGACTGCCGGAGCTGCCGTGCCTGCTTCCGCCACCGGCGGGTATCGATCTGCCCCTCGCCGTCGAACTGCTCGACTCGCTCGGGCCGGATCCCGTCCTCGACAAGGTGCGGGCCCTGTTGGCGAAGGCCGAGGCCACCACCTTCGCCGCCGAGGCCGACGCGTTCACGGCCAAGGCACACCAGTTGATGGCTCGGCATCTGATCGACGAGGCCCTGGTGGCCGCGAGCTCCCGACCTTCGAATGCCACGCGGACGCACCCGATCACGATCCGCCTGCCGATCGACGCTCCCTATGAGACCCCGAAGGCCACGCTCATCGCCGTGGTCGCCGACGCCGGCGGATGTCGCGCGGTCCACCACTCCGCGCTCGGCCTCACCTCGGTGGTCGGGCATGCCTCCGACGTTGCCGCCGTCGAGGTGCTGTTCACCTCGTTGCTCGTCCAAGCCCAGTCGGCCATGGCCGAGCAGGCCCGCCTCGGCCCCACCCATCGCAGCCGCGGGTTCCGCTCCTCCTTCCTCCGGGCGTATGCCTTCCGGGTTGGGGAACGGCTGCGCGAGATCAACGCCGAGGTCCAGCAATCGGTCGAAGCCGACACGGGCACGTCGTTGGTGCCGGTCCTCGACCAGCGAGCCTCGGAGGTTCGCGAGGTCTTCGATCAGCTGTTCACCAAGGTCATCCCCGGCCGTGCGCCGCGCCAGTGGGACCACCACGGTGTGGTGTCCGGACGCTCGGCCGCCGACCGGGCACAACTCGATACCGCTGCGGTGAGCTCGGCGAAACGCCAACCCGCAGTGCCTGGCCCTTCCGCCACCTCCGGGTGA
- a CDS encoding ATP-binding protein → MTSGTGDAANEQSFDGELIEGAHPNLRRQLRRAGIVAGRPIEPAALMALLQRVDRTYRENELTRYTLERALDISTIEMRSYRHRLEQHTEEQLAVENDRRRSVISALDHGLVAINSDDEVLFVNEAAIALLGGEPDSGTDVLARFSLKDPRSGELLTIEQLWRDLTDGEDITGTVGYLCSRHGHTATANTSAAKINAADINAGRDRRPVRASITPLVEGTKITGMVLLFDDSTERNETMESLARALREAQRAAEAKSQFLANMSHEIRTPMNGVLGMLELVAHTELDHQQRHWISVARTSGDALLDIINEILDFSRLEAGRTELEKVDFDPARVADDVMSLLGPRAQANGLAVSVVHGVDLPRRVVGDPGRIRQVLVNFVGNAIKFTRHGSVRLLVDRIDPPTSRRPHGDGTTLTQTTPTQTTLRFVVEDTGVGIPSDRLDDLFAPFNQLDVSTTRTFGGTGLGLSICRETVKLMEGNIAVASQIGVGSSFAFTVPVGLAPGKNDEPGLADDDATMASGGEVPHLLVAEDNTINQILIKAILDHMGVTYEMVTDGRQAVEAALERPFTAVLMDCQMPVLDGFDASRRLRAAGSTVPILALTANALAGDRERCLDAGMTDYLAKPLKMDHLRRALAKLSDDRALDGRGVGQ, encoded by the coding sequence ATGACGAGCGGCACGGGCGACGCCGCGAACGAGCAGTCCTTCGACGGCGAGCTCATCGAAGGTGCCCACCCGAACCTTCGCCGCCAGCTTCGACGTGCCGGCATCGTGGCCGGACGTCCCATCGAACCTGCGGCACTGATGGCCCTTCTCCAACGCGTCGATCGGACCTACCGGGAGAACGAACTCACCCGCTACACACTGGAGCGGGCGCTCGACATCTCCACGATCGAGATGCGCAGCTACCGCCATCGGCTCGAGCAGCACACCGAGGAACAGCTGGCCGTCGAGAACGACCGGCGTCGGTCGGTCATTTCGGCGCTCGACCACGGTCTCGTGGCCATCAACTCAGACGACGAGGTGCTGTTCGTCAACGAAGCCGCGATCGCGCTGTTGGGTGGCGAGCCGGACTCCGGGACCGACGTGCTCGCCCGGTTCTCGCTCAAGGATCCTCGCAGCGGTGAACTCCTCACCATCGAACAACTCTGGCGAGACCTCACCGACGGTGAGGACATCACCGGAACCGTGGGTTACCTGTGCTCTCGGCACGGCCACACCGCTACCGCCAACACCAGTGCCGCCAAGATCAATGCCGCTGACATCAATGCCGGTCGCGATCGTCGCCCGGTGCGGGCGTCGATCACTCCGCTGGTCGAAGGCACCAAGATCACCGGCATGGTGCTGTTGTTCGATGACAGCACCGAGCGCAATGAGACCATGGAAAGCCTGGCCCGAGCCCTGCGGGAGGCCCAACGAGCCGCCGAGGCGAAGTCCCAGTTCCTGGCCAACATGAGCCATGAGATCCGCACACCGATGAACGGCGTTCTCGGCATGCTCGAACTGGTCGCTCACACCGAGCTCGACCATCAGCAGCGGCACTGGATCTCCGTCGCCCGGACCTCGGGCGATGCCCTCCTCGACATCATCAACGAGATCCTCGACTTCTCGCGGCTGGAGGCCGGCCGGACCGAACTCGAGAAGGTCGACTTCGACCCGGCACGCGTTGCCGACGACGTCATGTCGCTCCTCGGGCCGCGGGCGCAGGCGAACGGCCTGGCGGTGTCGGTGGTGCACGGCGTCGACCTGCCCCGCCGCGTGGTTGGCGACCCGGGACGCATTCGCCAGGTCCTGGTCAACTTCGTTGGCAATGCCATCAAGTTCACCCGCCACGGCAGTGTTCGCCTGCTGGTCGACCGGATCGACCCACCCACATCGCGTCGACCTCACGGTGATGGCACCACTCTCACCCAGACCACACCCACCCAAACCACACTCCGCTTCGTCGTCGAAGACACCGGCGTCGGCATTCCCAGCGACCGACTCGACGATCTGTTCGCCCCGTTCAATCAGCTGGACGTCTCCACCACACGGACCTTCGGTGGCACGGGCCTGGGGCTGAGCATCTGCCGCGAGACCGTGAAACTGATGGAGGGCAACATCGCCGTCGCCAGCCAGATCGGCGTGGGATCCTCGTTCGCCTTCACCGTTCCGGTTGGCCTCGCGCCAGGCAAGAACGACGAGCCCGGACTCGCCGATGACGACGCCACCATGGCTTCCGGAGGCGAGGTGCCCCACCTCCTCGTCGCCGAGGACAACACGATCAATCAGATCCTCATCAAGGCGATCCTCGACCACATGGGCGTGACCTACGAGATGGTCACCGACGGGCGCCAGGCCGTCGAGGCGGCACTCGAGCGACCGTTCACCGCCGTCCTGATGGACTGCCAGATGCCCGTGCTCGACGGCTTCGACGCCAGCCGCCGGCTCCGCGCCGCGGGCTCGACCGTCCCCATTCTCGCGCTCACCGCCAACGCACTGGCCGGCGACCGCGAGCGATGCCTCGACGCCGGCATGACCGACTACCTGGCCAAGCCCCTCAAGATGGACCACCTCCGTCGGGCCCTGGCCAAGTTGAGCGATGACCGGGCTCTCGACGGTCGAGGTGTCGGCCAGTAG
- a CDS encoding DUF4214 domain-containing protein: MLKKRLTGVAVALSALATAVVAVPASPAGAEVVVHDIVLPVDAAHLDSVYWSDTFGAPRSGGRSHLGVDMMGPKGTPLLAAADGVITWFRHDITRGNYFALTADDGWKYHYSHMNNDTPGTDDGANPFEFAYAPGMGQGVRVTAGQLVGYMGDSGNAENSGSHLHFEIETPDGVSINPTPSVDAAKTRVGLPSIPASMLGPFDSTLAMSTDVFTTFTGREPTSAEAIVLANAVVSDGLASAIAPYVNSSSSVAQIDRLYVAYFLRRPDFAGLQYWLETRGSGTTVTQIADSFADGDEFKARYGELTFGDFVDQLYRDVLHREPDEAGKAYWLAELAAKRVTRGNIVVQFTEGQELIGLTAKRSEVVGLMALFSDIAPTDAEIDAWITARATMSLSEAIDAWFVNAG; encoded by the coding sequence TTGCTGAAGAAACGCCTGACCGGAGTTGCCGTGGCCCTCAGCGCCCTCGCAACTGCCGTCGTCGCAGTCCCTGCCAGCCCTGCGGGAGCCGAGGTCGTCGTGCACGACATCGTGCTGCCGGTCGATGCCGCTCATCTCGACAGCGTCTATTGGTCCGACACCTTCGGTGCGCCCCGTAGCGGTGGCCGCTCCCACCTCGGTGTCGACATGATGGGTCCGAAGGGCACGCCACTCCTGGCCGCGGCCGACGGTGTGATCACCTGGTTCCGCCACGACATCACCCGAGGGAACTACTTCGCCCTCACGGCCGATGACGGCTGGAAGTATCACTACTCCCACATGAACAACGACACGCCGGGCACCGACGATGGAGCGAACCCGTTCGAGTTCGCCTACGCCCCGGGTATGGGTCAGGGCGTTCGAGTCACTGCCGGCCAGCTGGTGGGCTACATGGGTGATTCGGGCAACGCGGAGAACTCCGGTTCGCACCTGCACTTCGAGATCGAGACGCCCGATGGGGTGTCGATCAACCCGACCCCGAGTGTCGACGCGGCGAAGACCCGAGTCGGGTTGCCGTCGATTCCGGCCAGCATGCTCGGCCCGTTCGACTCCACGCTGGCCATGAGCACCGATGTCTTCACCACCTTCACGGGTCGGGAACCGACCTCGGCCGAGGCGATCGTGCTCGCCAATGCCGTGGTCTCCGACGGGCTGGCCAGCGCCATCGCTCCGTACGTGAACTCCTCGTCGTCGGTCGCCCAGATCGACCGGCTGTATGTCGCCTACTTCCTCCGTCGTCCCGACTTCGCCGGTCTCCAGTACTGGCTCGAAACCCGAGGGTCGGGCACCACGGTCACCCAAATCGCCGACTCATTTGCCGATGGCGACGAGTTCAAGGCCCGCTACGGCGAACTCACCTTCGGCGATTTCGTCGACCAGCTGTACCGCGACGTGCTCCATCGTGAGCCCGATGAGGCGGGCAAGGCCTACTGGTTGGCGGAGCTCGCGGCCAAGCGCGTCACTCGGGGCAACATCGTCGTGCAGTTCACCGAGGGTCAGGAACTCATCGGGCTCACCGCCAAGCGCAGCGAAGTCGTCGGGCTCATGGCGCTGTTCTCCGACATCGCGCCGACCGACGCCGAGATCGACGCCTGGATCACCGCTCGGGCCACGATGTCGCTGTCCGAGGCCATCGACGCCTGGTTCGTCAACGCCGGCTGA